GGCGCGCGCGAGGCCACACGCCTTGCCTGGCGTTTCCATCCGAAGGCGCCGGCGGCAAATATCAACCGCCGCGACGGAGAAATATCCACACGGCTAATCTCCTCCCGCCCCGCCACTTCGCCGCTCGCTTACTCCCCGCGACCCGCCGCCTGCTCGGCTGCTCCCCGACCATGATCACCGCCGCAGGCGCGGCAACTGCCTTCCCGTTCGTCTCCTCCTTCCACCGCCCGCGCCTGCGTCcctgcccgcgccgcgccgcggcctTCCTTCCGGCCCGCGCCGGCGGCTCGTCCCCGTCCTGGGAGGAGCGCGAGGAGGCGCGGTGGCTCCGCGAGGAGCAGCGCTGGCAGCGGGAGGAGCAGCGCTGGCTACGCGAGGAGTCCCGCTGGCGCGCCGAGCGCGAGGCCCTGCTCGCCGAGGTCGCCGCGCTGCGGCTCCGCCTCCGCGCGCTCGAGGGGACTCACCCCCACCTCGCGGACGCCGTCGACGCCGTGGCcacgcccgcgcccccggccgcggTGCCCGCGCCGCAGCCCAGGCCGGCGCTCGTCGAGGAGGTCGAGGTCGAGGTGAGGAAGGAGGTAGTGGTGGTCGAGGAGAAGAAGGCGGCGGCCAAGGCCGAGGCGGggagcggcgccggcgccggcaagAGCAGGAGGACGCTGAGGACGGGGGCCGAGGGCGAGGACGTGCGCGCGATGCAGGTGAGCGTCGTCGCGGGCCTCTCGTTCTGGCTAGGATTCGTGTTACATGATGACGTGTGTGTGTCTCGGTGGGTGCGTGGATGCGCGGAGCTGAGCTGACGCACCCTGGTCCCTGGCCCTTCGCTGAGCCTATGCTTGGTAGCAATGCTCTACACTGCCAGTTTTTAGGTGTACGATTTGCAGAGTTTCAAATCAAATCAGCAGCCTCAAAACTGTTAGAAAcctagatttttttttaaaaataaataaattgtCAGAAACCTGTCATGAATTGCCGATACATCAATCCTGCAATTGCATAGCAAAGATTGATCTCCGGTGCAAAACTAAGTGCATTTTTGCCATGTGCAGGAAGCTCTGCAAAAGCTCGGTTTTTACTCGGGCGAGGAAGACATGGAGTACTCCAGCTTCTCATCTGGCACGGAGCGAGCTGTCAGGACATGGCAGGTCAGTACTGCTTCAAGCTTCATACTGTTACGACTGAATTGAACCATGTAATTTCCATGTTACCTGATGAGTCAACATACGCTTATCTTTCAGGCAACGGTAGGGACTTCAGAGGACGGAGTGATGACTTCGGAGCTACTTGAGAGGCTATTCTCAGGCAAGACTGGGGACGATGGGAAAACTAAAGTGAGTTTACCTGCATGAATATATGCTTTGCCAAATGCTGCTGACCAATGTCGCAGCATTTCTGATTTcaatttaaatttatgcacgTCTACCTGACTTGTGTCCTTCGAAAACTTGCTCCTAGAGATTTCTGATATACAAACACACAAATCACAAGTAAATAGTTTCAGAACTAGAAAACTTCTGCGATACAAGAGCTTGCCTCCTGTAACTGTGTACATGGAGAAACTTCAGGCAGCGTTTTCAGTATTGCAGTCACGACACTTGGTGTGCACAGCTGCTGATATTCGATTTTCTTGCAGGATGGCACAAACGGAGCAGCTGTTCCTACTGTAACAGGAATCGCGGAGGTTAGACAGACTGTGGTTACTGGAAATGGTGTCTCAGGGGTAGGGGTTTCGGAGAACAGAGTGTTTCTTCTTGGTGAAAACAGGTGGGAGGACCCATCCAGGCTGACACAGAAGAAAAAACCAGGCAGCACCGATACTGCTGCGTCAGCTAAGACATGCATCTCCTGTAGAGGTGAAGGCCGCCTCATGTGCTTAGGTACTAAAACAAAATCCTTTCACTGATGTTACTAGGGCACTGCATATCAACCTTCCATGGTCAGGGAAAACATATTTTATGTATGAGCTGGTACACCTTCTAGAACCCTAAAAACCATGATCCAAAAGGTTTCTGCCAAGAAATTATCTTCAGTAATTTGCAAGTGGCTCTTGTTCTGTTCGAGTTATAGCAAGATCGACaagttattttaaaaataaTATAACCGGTTCCAGGCTACCTCACTCTATAATGTTGTCTGAACCCCTATTTGATGTCTGATGTACAGTAAGTCAATAGGCAATTTCCATGTGAAAACTATGTTTGAATACTATTATTCCCCTGATTTTGTTGACATGTAATATACTGAAAATTGGCCTGCAGCACTCTGTCTCCAATTCTGTGATTATTGATCAATGTTTTTCTTCCTTCCTGCAGAATGTGATGGGACAGGAGAGCCAAACATCGAACCACAGGTGCGTTAGATTCCTGCTTCATAAATTCATCGCACCACCAAATCAAATTAAATTTTGATCATTCCTATCTGAATGCATTCAAAATTAACGTTTCTCTAAATGCAGTTTCTGGAGTGGGTTGGTGAAGATACGAAGTGCCCATACTGTGAAGGCCTTGGCTCCATTTTATGTGATGTTTGTGATGGGAAGAAAGTAATGGCAAATTAAGTGACTTAGAGGGACATTGTGCCTTGTTTGTGTGCATGCATAACCGCGTGTGTATATACTACCAATTGAGGACTGCATTCACACGGCCAGTTTGGATGACCTGTCATCCTACAAAAAGCTGAGGCATAGCGACATTGTAATACTGTTTCTTGTACAATAGGAGATAGAAACATATTGACAAGTAAGGCAATTGCTTTCTCAAATCAGGCTTCTAAAATTAACATGCCCGTTAATATTTCACTCGTCATAATCTCTTTACAAAAGTTTGTGATATTCTCTAAAGCTATGTTGGTTTTCTTCCCTATTTGGACTTGTATCATCTACTTCAGTTTCGCAGTGTGCAGTCATTAGCCACCTATGCAGTTTACATTAGGTTAGTGCTTTAAACATAATTTCTGTTACATGTGTACCATAAATTGAACTTGTAGCTGTAGCATAAATCCTGAAAATAAACATATTTATTTAGAGAACAAAGTTTCCAGTGAGTTTATATCATGGAAGGAATATGTAAAATATGGTACTTCTGATTAAATATCTTAGTGATTAACTGTAGGTTGTTCTTCTTTGTACAGTGCAAACCCGTTGCTTTATTACCACAAGTGCATGAAAAAGTAGTTTTCTTTCAGCAGTCAACTAAATGAAGTATGGTCAGTGCCCAGTGGGGAAAAGACTATGATTTCCTTGATATGGCATTTTACTGATGGGGGATATCACTGCAGACACACTACGGCTGTTTTCATATGTTTTTTTTGTTAATTGGATCCATGCCATTACAATTGTCCGAGTTCACTGATTTGCCATTACAATTCGTCATATTGGGACCGTGGCATTATAATTCTACAACTCTTCGAAATACACCACTACTTACCCTTTCTAAAAAAATTTGGACCAAAATGCCCctggtcttcttcttcctctcatcccctctctccttcctctctctctccatgGCGTCCGGCTTCTCTTGCCGGCTGCCATGGAGAGCCGAGCGGCGAGCTTGGCTTCTCTTCGCTTGCCGGCTGCCATGGAGAGCCGGACGCcatggagagagagaggaaggagagaggggatgagaggaagaagaagaccagGGGCATTTTGATCCAAAAATTTTTAGAAACACATTGAAGAGGTAAGTAATGGTGTATTTCGAAGAACTGTAGAATTGCAATGGCACGGTTCCAATATGACGAATTATAATGGCAGATCTGAATTCGGACAATTGTAATGGCATGATCCAATTAACCTTTTTTTTGGTAAAATGTATTACAAATACTATGTAACGTTACCAAATTCCCCACCTAAACAATCAAACATATACTTATTAGGTCCTTGACAAGCCAAAAGATTAATCAAGGCCATACTCCTTTAGCCGGATATAAGTTAAAAAGGGCCATCATCCCTCAAGCAAGCATTCCAGACAAATTAAGCTGATCATATTCCTCAATTATGTCATCTTTAATCATTCCAGTTAGATTGCCAAGCATTTCGTAGATGCTCAGAGTGTCTGGGTGATGTGTGTCCTGTACAACAAATAAGCTTGTTTTGTTTCCCACAGTGATCCAACTACATCCTGGAAATTTTGTCACTCCTTTTTCTCGCATTGTTTCTCTGGCTACCTTAGCTTCAACCCAGTTGCCAGCCGCAGCATGCAAGCTTGAAAGGAACACATATGTGGATGACCTTTGTGGTTCCAACTCAACAAGTTTCTCTGCTGCAACTTTTCCTCTCTTCTCATCCTTGTGTATTCGACATGCTGCAAGATATGTAGCCCAGATCACACCATCAGCTCTGAAGGGTAAATGGTCAATAACTTCTTGAGCCTCTTGAAGATGACCACCACGTCCAAGAAGATCGATGAGACATGCATAATGATCTACTCTGGGCATTAGCCCATAATCTTGGCTCATAGAATCAAAGAAATTACGGCCTTCAGAAATTAAACCAGCATGGCAACAAGCAATTAGAACACCAAGGAATGTAACTTCGTCAGGCTTTAGTTGTGACTCTCGCATCTTCTGGAAGAGAAGAAGTGCCTCGTTAGCATAACCATTTTTTGCAAAACCAACAATCATGGAGTTCCATGGCATGATATCTTGCTTGTTTTTCAACTCCTTGAAGATTTCGAAAGAGGAGACTACATCCCCACACTTGGCATACATGTCTATGAGGGCACTGGCGGCAGTTTCATAAGAAACAAATCCAGATTTTATGATGAGGCCATGTATCTCTTTTCCATCTGCAAGAGCTGCTATCTCAGAGCAAGCTTTCAGAACACTTGCGAATGTGGCCTCATCTGAACGAACATCATAACCGCGCATTCTCCAAAACATCACCAACGATTGATCGCTGTAACCATTTTGAGCATACCCTGAGATGATAGCTGTCCATTCAACCAGGTTTTTGTGATCTGACACCTCCTTTAGGAGTCTGTTTGCATCCTCAAGCAATTTGCACTTCAAATATATACCAACAAGAGAGATGCCAAGGGAAGTATCCTGATTCAAAAGACCAGATTTCAGTGTGTAACAATGGACTTGTTTGCCGATAATTGAATTGATAAGGCCAGTACACCCAGAAAGAATGCTTGTAAATGTAAAGCTAGAGGGTCTGAAACCATCTTTTAGCACTTGATGGAACAACTCTATAGCTTCATCTTCTCTATTGTTCTGCACAAGACCTGTAATAAACGCATTTCTTGGGACTATGCTGCTTGCATCTACCTGTGCCAAAACCTTTCTAGATGATTCTATATCTCCACGCTTGGAGTATAAGTCAATCAGAGAGCTGCCAACAGCGTGATTTGAACAGACATTATACTTGATGGATGCGCAATGAATCTGCTTTCCGGTCTCGGTAGCTCGAATATTGGAACAGGCATTAATTGCAGTAGCCAAAGACACCTCATCTGGTGCTATGCCACAGAGCTTCATCCTTTTGAGCATATAGACtgcttcctcctctccctcatTCTGTGCAAGTCCAACTATAAGAGCATTCCAGGATACACTGTCCTTGTATGGAATGAGACTGAACAGTTCTTTTGCAACGTCAATTGCTCCAAGTTTTGAGTACATATGTAGTGTTGCATTAGCAACAAACAAGTCTGCATCCATGCAGTTCTTGATTGTTATACAGTGTACCTGCCTTCCTAAGTCAAGGGAATCCAAGTTAATGCATGCACCAAGGACACTCACAAATGTAAAATCATCAGCCTCAAGGTCATCCCTCCTCATATACTGAAACATTTTAATGGTCTCTTCTTGCAGCTCATTTTGAATAAACCCATAAAGCATCGCATTCCACATGACATTGTTCTTTCCAGTGGAGAATTCAAACACCTTCTTTGCATCAGATATGCAGCCATGTTTCAAATACAGGTTGATCAGAGAACTGCCCACAAAAACATTTGCATCCAAACCATGCCTTACTGCCGCTGCATGTACCTGCTGGCCTTCATCAAACGCTGCCATGTTGGCTGCTGCGCTTAGCACGCTCGCAAAAGTGGACCTAGTTGGCCTCAATCCATGTCTCCTCATATCCTTATACAGGCCAAACACTTCATTCTCAAGTCCACCTTGCACATAACTTGAGATGACAGCATTCCAAGCAACTGTACTTGGCATATCTATCTTCTTCAGCAAAGTCCGTGCGTCCTCCAGTCTGCCCATGCTTGCAAGAGTGGAAATGATGGTAGCGCACGTTACCTGGTCCAGGGCAGAGCCCATCTTCACCATCCTAGAAAACAAAGCCAGCGCTTGCTGGTAGCGTCCAACCCGGTGGTATCCTGCAATCATGCTCGTCCAGCATATCACGTCGGGGCAGGCGATCCCGTCGAACACCCTCCGAGCATTGGCGACCTGGCCGCATTTTGCGTACATGTCCACCAACGCCGCTCCGCAGAAGGCGCTGGAGCAGAACCCGCACTTGACCAAATCGCAGTGCACCTGCCTGCCATGGCCGAGAACGCCCAGCCGGGAGCACGCGGATAGGACCACCGCGAGGCCAAACTGGTCCGGCCGGCTGCCGACGGAGCACCTGATGGCGCGGAACGCGTCGAGGACGTCATGCGGAGACCCCGACCGTGCGTGGCAGGACAGCACCGAgctcgccgcctgcgcgccgagGCAGCATCCTAGCGCGCGCCAGGCGTCGCCCGTGCGGTCGGACCTGCAGTAAAGGTCGACGAGCGCGTCGCCGAGGCGGCCCCGGAGCGGCAGCCCGAGGCGCAGGACCCGCGCGTGCACGACCCCGCACGCCCGCGCCGGGTGGgctcggtgaggactcgcgtcgAACGGGTGGCGGGCGTGGCGATCTCGGGCGAGGGACGCGAGGAGGCTGGCGTAGTAGGCCTCGGGGTCGGGGTCGCCCGCGGAGGCGGGGGAGGAGCGGAGGGGCGGACGCTCGGGTCTCGGCTTGGGCACGGCGCGGAGGAGCGCTGCGGAAGCGGAACGCATGGGCgcacggccgcggccgccgcatGTGATGTTCAGTTTCGTCGGGCTTCAGCGCGCGCGGCGTCGGTTGATGGATGGCAATGCGAGCGAGGCGAGTCCGCCGTGGACTCGCCGTGCGTATTTGGCTGCGGCGGGACTGGGggtgcgggcggcgcggcgggacgAGCCGCTCGGTTTCGGCGCGTTGCGGTGCGGCAACACGCAGGGGACCGCTGCTCCGGCAGGTTAAATTGCGCGTCTGCCGTGCCGAGTGCAGGCTGCCAGTTGCCGACCGATGAACAGCATATGTTTGCTGAATTCACCTTCGTTTGGTGAGCAACAAAATCAGGTAATGTGCATCTAGCGACAAAACGGCAAGGAAAAAGAGAACCTTTTTTTAGGGCAGAAAGAAAAAAGAGAACTTTTTTTAGGgcagaaagaaaaagagaactTTTTTCAGAATAAGTAAACAATTGCAATTTATTGATCACATATTTACAGCAATGAATGAATCATATTATGTACAGGTTTGTAAACTCAGCAATGTACATGTACTTGTACAAATATCTTGCATCGCATCGCATCTATGCCAAACTGCAAATACAGAACGAAGCCTCCTGCCAACGATGCAAGAGCTGCAGCAAACAGGACCCCTGTCAGATTGGAATGAAGAGCTTGCCATCCATGCCCTCATCGTTCTCCCACTCCAGTTTCTCCCACCATTCAGCTGAACCGCACACTTGCTTCAGTTTCCTGCAATTGTACGTGCTGCTCAGAGGGATGCTTCGCAGATTCGGGCAGTCCTCCACCCGGATGGTCTCGAGGCTGGGAAAATCTCTTGGCTTGCAAATACTCCTCAGCTTCTTCACATCAGTCAATACGATTAATCTCAATTTCGGGAAGTCAATACGTGTTTTGCCCTCGCTTAATTCGTTCTTGCAAACGCTTTTACCGTCACCATTCCGCTCATCCCCAGAATGTTCAGCAACGGCATTGTCCTCTTGTTCTTCAGAAAGATGATCCAGCATTGTCTTTGCCCCATCACTATTATCTTCTTCGATGATCTTCAGCATCCCATCACAATGGGTTACGACAAGCCTCTCGAGCATTTCGAGTTTTAGGACCCAGGTGATGTCCTTCAGTTTGGGGCACTTCGAAATGACCAGCTTGCGGATGTGCTGAAAATGATGTGGCATTGGTGCAACAATGACATTCTCCAGTGAAGGAAGAACTGAGAGCGTTAGGAGCTCCAGGCCTGAAGTCGTGAGCTCAGCGTCGGCAACCAGTGTGTTCAGGTCATAGCACGATTCGACATACAGCTCCTCAAGGTGCACCAAGTGGTTGAGATCAGAGATTTTGATCGACTGCATTTCTCCACAGTACTTCAGATTCAGGCGATATGTTGACTTTGCCAAAGGACTGGTCTTGTTCAGTTTCTTTAACACATCCTCTGCATAAATAGTGATGCCAAGGAACATCAGTGCTTTTAGGGAATCCAGATTCAGGTCATCAACATCATGAATTCCGTAGTGGCTGCGAAAGAGATTAAGCACCCTAAGCTTGAGTAACTTGGAGCAATTGTTCAAGGTATCTTCGAGTGCAACAGTCACACTCAGATCCAGATGCCTCAACTCTTTCAATAACCACAGCCGCTCAGGTAATCTTGTGATGAGTGTATGTGACAAGTTGAGATGCTGCAATGCAACCAGTGTCTCACATTCTGGAAGCGATGTTATTGCAGTATAAGAAAGATCTAGCACTGTCAAAGAGCgcataaatttgaaaaattccgAACCCAGATTATCCAGTTTTGGGTTATTCTGGACCAATAATGTGGTGAGGCTTCTGCATTGTGGTGAGAAAGAAAGCTCT
The sequence above is drawn from the Panicum hallii strain FIL2 chromosome 7, PHallii_v3.1, whole genome shotgun sequence genome and encodes:
- the LOC112901718 gene encoding protein disulfide isomerase pTAC5, chloroplastic, which gives rise to MITAAGAATAFPFVSSFHRPRLRPCPRRAAAFLPARAGGSSPSWEEREEARWLREEQRWQREEQRWLREESRWRAEREALLAEVAALRLRLRALEGTHPHLADAVDAVATPAPPAAVPAPQPRPALVEEVEVEVRKEVVVVEEKKAAAKAEAGSGAGAGKSRRTLRTGAEGEDVRAMQEALQKLGFYSGEEDMEYSSFSSGTERAVRTWQATVGTSEDGVMTSELLERLFSGKTGDDGKTKDGTNGAAVPTVTGIAEVRQTVVTGNGVSGVGVSENRVFLLGENRWEDPSRLTQKKKPGSTDTAASAKTCISCRGEGRLMCLECDGTGEPNIEPQFLEWVGEDTKCPYCEGLGSILCDVCDGKKVMAN
- the LOC112899608 gene encoding pentatricopeptide repeat-containing protein At3g09040, mitochondrial; the encoded protein is MRSASAALLRAVPKPRPERPPLRSSPASAGDPDPEAYYASLLASLARDRHARHPFDASPHRAHPARACGVVHARVLRLGLPLRGRLGDALVDLYCRSDRTGDAWRALGCCLGAQAASSVLSCHARSGSPHDVLDAFRAIRCSVGSRPDQFGLAVVLSACSRLGVLGHGRQVHCDLVKCGFCSSAFCGAALVDMYAKCGQVANARRVFDGIACPDVICWTSMIAGYHRVGRYQQALALFSRMVKMGSALDQVTCATIISTLASMGRLEDARTLLKKIDMPSTVAWNAVISSYVQGGLENEVFGLYKDMRRHGLRPTRSTFASVLSAAANMAAFDEGQQVHAAAVRHGLDANVFVGSSLINLYLKHGCISDAKKVFEFSTGKNNVMWNAMLYGFIQNELQEETIKMFQYMRRDDLEADDFTFVSVLGACINLDSLDLGRQVHCITIKNCMDADLFVANATLHMYSKLGAIDVAKELFSLIPYKDSVSWNALIVGLAQNEGEEEAVYMLKRMKLCGIAPDEVSLATAINACSNIRATETGKQIHCASIKYNVCSNHAVGSSLIDLYSKRGDIESSRKVLAQVDASSIVPRNAFITGLVQNNREDEAIELFHQVLKDGFRPSSFTFTSILSGCTGLINSIIGKQVHCYTLKSGLLNQDTSLGISLVGIYLKCKLLEDANRLLKEVSDHKNLVEWTAIISGYAQNGYSDQSLVMFWRMRGYDVRSDEATFASVLKACSEIAALADGKEIHGLIIKSGFVSYETAASALIDMYAKCGDVVSSFEIFKELKNKQDIMPWNSMIVGFAKNGYANEALLLFQKMRESQLKPDEVTFLGVLIACCHAGLISEGRNFFDSMSQDYGLMPRVDHYACLIDLLGRGGHLQEAQEVIDHLPFRADGVIWATYLAACRIHKDEKRGKVAAEKLVELEPQRSSTYVFLSSLHAAAGNWVEAKVARETMREKGVTKFPGCSWITVGNKTSLFVVQDTHHPDTLSIYEMLGNLTGMIKDDIIEEYDQLNLSGMLA